In Aliiglaciecola sp. LCG003, a genomic segment contains:
- a CDS encoding biopolymer transporter ExbD, protein MKKSVRASRMERHHKRMAKESKLSLVSLMDIFTILVFFLMFNASDVQVLQTHKSVQLPESSADTAAQETLVLLVNSQDILLQGQKMADVAQVMSQSDDIIDALEKELLYQKSRVKVIAADHQDAQHSEEIARAITIMGDQAIPYKLLKKIMQTCAQAGYTNISLAVEQKPIEGDA, encoded by the coding sequence ATGAAAAAATCAGTTCGCGCCTCTCGTATGGAAAGGCACCACAAAAGAATGGCCAAGGAGTCCAAACTCAGTCTGGTTTCCTTGATGGACATCTTTACCATTTTGGTATTCTTTCTGATGTTTAATGCATCGGATGTGCAAGTCTTGCAAACCCACAAAAGCGTGCAACTGCCTGAATCTTCAGCTGATACTGCCGCCCAAGAAACCTTAGTGTTGCTAGTTAACAGTCAAGATATCCTGCTACAAGGCCAGAAAATGGCTGATGTGGCGCAAGTGATGTCACAGAGCGACGATATTATCGATGCCTTAGAAAAAGAGCTGCTCTATCAGAAAAGTCGAGTTAAAGTGATTGCCGCTGATCACCAGGACGCTCAACATTCTGAAGAGATTGCCCGTGCGATTACCATTATGGGTGACCAAGCCATTCCATATAAGTTATTGAAAAAAATTATGCAAACCTGTGCTCAAGCGGGCTACACCAATATTTCATTGGCGGTAGAGCAGAAGCCGATTGAGGGGGATGCGTGA
- a CDS encoding biopolymer transporter ExbD, translating into MLGRTRRLQKSDAELDITSFMNLMIVLVPVLLMMMVFSRITVVELTLPELSEAREQQLDEKDQQLEIIVRHDGIEVFYPQRYLVEAIANTEQGYDYLALQTLLKQIKQTLKNKQLEKNQATLLLEPDIPYQVIVALMDTTRSYDEVVVASVVQAELFPQISLGDAPAAPDAQNATP; encoded by the coding sequence ATGTTGGGCAGAACTAGACGTCTGCAAAAATCGGACGCAGAACTCGACATAACCTCATTCATGAACTTGATGATAGTGTTAGTGCCGGTACTGCTAATGATGATGGTGTTTTCTCGTATCACTGTGGTGGAACTCACTCTGCCTGAATTGAGTGAAGCAAGGGAACAGCAATTGGATGAGAAAGACCAACAACTGGAAATTATCGTTCGTCATGACGGCATCGAAGTATTTTATCCCCAAAGGTATTTAGTCGAAGCTATCGCTAATACTGAACAAGGTTACGATTACCTAGCATTGCAAACACTGCTAAAACAAATAAAGCAGACTTTGAAAAATAAACAGTTAGAGAAAAATCAGGCGACCTTATTGTTGGAGCCGGATATTCCATATCAAGTCATAGTGGCATTAATGGACACAACCCGATCCTATGACGAAGTCGTGGTGGCATCTGTGGTACAAGCAGAGCTTTTTCCTCAGATTTCCTTAGGTGATGCTCCGGCAGCGCCTGATGCCCAGAATGCGACCCCATAG